Proteins encoded in a region of the Cupriavidus pauculus genome:
- the serC gene encoding 3-phosphoserine/phosphohydroxythreonine transaminase, with translation MNDPQTPALAGLMQRALAERVYNFSPGPAALPAEVLQQAAEEMLSWQGKGVSVMEMSHRSKEFEGIHNAALADFRELLKIPDNFHVLFLQGGAIGENAIVPMNLIGRLGAKAPQPKVDLVMTGLWSVKTEQEARRYGTTHIAATSVDSNYRNIPDVASWNLSDDAAYLHLCTNETIGGVEFHEIPDVGQTGTHDQGRIVVADASSHILSRPIDWSRVQVVYGGAQKNIGPAGVTFVIVREDLLGFAHQHCPSAFNWRIVADNNSMFNTPPTYAIYIAGLVFQWLKRQGGVAAIEQRNIAKAKALYDFLDQSEFYRNDIDPACRSRMNVPFILRDESRNEAFLTQARANGLVQLKGHKSVGGMRASIYNAMPLEGVSALIEFMREFERTSA, from the coding sequence ATGAACGATCCACAGACTCCCGCCCTTGCCGGCCTCATGCAGCGCGCGTTGGCCGAGCGCGTGTACAACTTCTCCCCGGGTCCCGCGGCGTTGCCCGCCGAGGTGCTCCAGCAGGCGGCCGAGGAAATGCTGTCATGGCAGGGCAAGGGCGTGTCGGTCATGGAAATGAGCCACCGCAGCAAGGAGTTCGAGGGCATCCACAACGCAGCGCTTGCCGACTTCCGCGAGCTGCTGAAGATTCCCGACAACTTCCATGTGCTGTTCCTGCAGGGCGGCGCGATCGGTGAGAACGCGATCGTCCCGATGAACCTGATCGGCCGGCTCGGTGCGAAGGCGCCGCAGCCGAAGGTCGATCTCGTGATGACCGGGCTGTGGTCGGTGAAGACCGAGCAGGAAGCGCGCCGCTACGGCACGACGCATATCGCCGCCACGAGCGTGGACAGCAACTACCGCAATATCCCCGACGTCGCGTCGTGGAACCTGTCGGACGATGCCGCGTATCTGCATCTGTGCACGAACGAGACGATCGGCGGCGTGGAGTTCCACGAGATTCCCGATGTCGGCCAGACCGGCACGCACGACCAGGGCCGCATCGTCGTGGCCGATGCGTCGAGCCATATCCTGTCGCGCCCGATCGACTGGTCGCGCGTGCAGGTGGTCTACGGCGGCGCGCAGAAGAATATCGGCCCGGCCGGCGTGACGTTCGTGATCGTTCGCGAGGACCTGCTCGGCTTTGCGCATCAGCACTGTCCTTCGGCATTCAACTGGCGCATCGTCGCCGACAACAATTCGATGTTCAACACACCGCCCACCTACGCGATCTATATCGCGGGGCTCGTGTTCCAATGGCTCAAGCGCCAGGGCGGCGTGGCCGCGATCGAGCAGCGCAATATCGCGAAGGCGAAAGCGCTGTACGACTTCCTGGACCAGAGCGAGTTCTACCGTAACGATATCGATCCGGCCTGCCGTTCGCGCATGAACGTACCGTTCATCCTGCGCGACGAATCGCGCAACGAAGCGTTCCTGACCCAGGCGCGCGCGAATGGCCTGGTGCAGCTCAAGGGCCACAAGTCCGTGGGTGGAATGCGCGCGAGCATCTATAACGCGATGCCGCTGGAAGGCGTTTCCGCGCTGATCGAATTCATGCGCGAGTTCGAGCGGACGTCCGCGTAA
- the pheA gene encoding prephenate dehydratase, translating into MTSEDKQDAGANGSAGPSEQERALSADLAPLRGQIDAVDRELLALLNRRAQLALDVGEVKKKYGAPIFRPERELQVVRKVQGANPGPLLGESVGSIWREIMSACRGLEKPLEIAFLGPAGTFSEQALYAHFGHEVTGVPCPSIDEVFRAVEAGTVEYGVVPVENSTEGAVSRTLDLFLQTSLKISGEIAIKVHHNLMASTPDMQGVKVVRAHPQALAQCQHWLTANYPHLERQAVSSNAEAARMASEDPTVAAIAAEAAANRYHLHIVRTHIQDDPHNRTRFAVIGRYETEPSGSDQTSLILSVPNTAGAVYQLLAPLAQNGVSMCRFESRPARSGAWEYYFYVDVEGHQHDPAVARALEELRRNAAYMKVLGSYPSSR; encoded by the coding sequence ATGACAAGCGAAGACAAGCAAGACGCTGGCGCGAACGGCAGCGCCGGACCGAGCGAACAGGAACGCGCGCTGTCGGCGGACCTCGCCCCCCTGCGTGGCCAGATCGATGCCGTGGACCGCGAACTGCTTGCGTTGCTCAACCGCCGCGCGCAGCTCGCGCTCGACGTGGGCGAGGTCAAGAAGAAGTACGGTGCGCCGATCTTCCGGCCCGAACGCGAGCTGCAGGTCGTGCGCAAGGTACAGGGCGCCAACCCCGGTCCGCTGCTCGGCGAGAGCGTCGGTTCCATCTGGCGCGAGATCATGTCCGCGTGCCGCGGCCTCGAGAAGCCGCTGGAAATTGCATTTCTTGGCCCGGCCGGCACGTTCTCCGAGCAGGCGCTGTACGCGCACTTCGGCCACGAGGTGACCGGCGTGCCGTGCCCGAGCATCGACGAGGTGTTCCGCGCGGTGGAAGCCGGCACGGTCGAATACGGCGTGGTGCCCGTCGAGAATTCCACCGAGGGCGCGGTGTCGCGCACGCTCGACCTGTTCCTGCAGACCTCGCTCAAGATCAGCGGCGAGATCGCGATCAAGGTGCACCACAACCTGATGGCCTCCACGCCGGACATGCAGGGCGTCAAGGTCGTACGCGCGCATCCGCAGGCGCTGGCGCAGTGCCAGCACTGGCTCACCGCGAACTATCCGCATCTCGAGCGCCAGGCCGTCTCGAGCAACGCCGAAGCCGCGCGCATGGCCAGCGAGGATCCGACCGTCGCGGCGATCGCGGCGGAGGCGGCGGCCAATCGCTACCACCTGCATATCGTGCGCACGCATATCCAGGACGATCCGCACAACCGCACGCGCTTTGCCGTGATCGGCCGCTACGAGACCGAGCCGTCGGGCAGCGACCAGACGTCGCTGATCCTGTCGGTGCCGAACACGGCCGGCGCGGTCTATCAGCTGCTGGCGCCGCTCGCGCAGAATGGCGTGTCGATGTGCCGCTTCGAGTCGCGCCCCGCGCGCAGCGGCGCGTGGGAGTACTACTTCTACGTGGACGTCGAAGGCCATCAGCATGATCCGGCCGTGGCTCGCGCGCTCGAGGAACTGCGCCGCAACGCCGCCTACATGAAGGTGCTCGGCTCGTATCCGTCGAGCCGGTAG